The Gasterosteus aculeatus chromosome 18, fGasAcu3.hap1.1, whole genome shotgun sequence genome segment GATGGAAATCAGATGTAGTTTGTGGGTGTGATATGaaaaacaaccacacatgataACAAGTTACGCACAAGCAAAACGAAGAGAACATCTGTTCATTCCATTCTAACAAAACTAAGTTCAATATTCACAGTTTTCCCTTTACCCCAGATTCTATAATCCGCTTACAATCTTACGCTTATGTCGCAGCCATCTTTGGGGGAGTTATCGCATTATGAGAAGTGAGTCCAATTCAGATAacaatctttttattttatttattaaatttatTGGGGGGGGATTGTTATTGGTAAAAAATTTACCAACAATGAATTGCTTAATAAATGGCAGATTTGTCCTTTACTTAATATGTTtattctatatataaatatgcagtTATAAATGATAGTAATGAGCCTCTGTAATGCAGTAACACCATAAATATGATAAGAGGCTAAAGGACACATTTGGGTTTACAAatgttctttcctttttgtcagCACATCAGCTTACATAATAGGcgcattcattttatatttgtattcccTCTCCAGCAAAACCACTTGATGCTCTCAGCGGTGAGAGGTTccgttttttttctaacttaCATGATTAACAGCGGCCCGCCAAAAATAGTGGAAATGCATTTTCATGCAGTTTCATGCAGGACGCCGTTTCTGTTACATTTGAGGTCTgtccacttttcatttccacctGTATTTCCACATAAATTATCCACTGAGAGACATTTTTAAGCGGAATCAGCACGACTGCATTCAGGCAAACACTCAAGTCAAGTGTTACTAAATAAATAGTGGATTACAGAGTAGAGAACAGAGGATACATTTTGTAAGTAAGTCATAATGAAGTGTATCAGTGATACAGAGTCAGCATGCACCATACAAGGAGTCTGAAACGTAAACAGCTAAATAGAACCCAGCCCTTTTATCTGTTAGCAGAGATCAGTCTGTCCTTGTGTCTCTAGATACTACTCTGTTCTGTACCCGTTGGAGAAGAAGATCTCAGATGCAAGATCCCGCGATCTGGTCATCTACATCTGGATCCATGCGACGGTGGCGAGCCTCCCGGTGTTCGCCGTGACCAACGTGACGGATTTGTACGTGACCTCATCCTGCTCCGATGACCACGCCCGCTCCCCGGGCCACATGGTGTACGTGTTGATCTACAACGTCACCACGGTGATCCTCCCCCtcgctctggtcttcatcttaatGCTGCTGATCCGCAGAGCGCTCAGTGCCAgccagaagaagaaggtgatAATCGCGGCGCTGCGGACTCCCCAGACCAGCATCTCCATCCCGTACGTGTCCCAAAGAGAAGCCGAGCTCCACGCCACTCTTCTGGCCGTGGTGCTGGCCTTCTcggcctgcagcgccccctacgGGGCACTGGTGGTTTATCGCACAATTTTGGCAGACACTACGGAACTGCCAATTTCGCTGTACCTGACGGCTCTGTGGCTACCCAAGGTTTCCCTGCTCACCAACCCCCTTTTGTTTCTGACCGTTAACCGCTCGGCGCGCCACAGCTGGCTGGACCTGCTGGCCAGAACCCACAGACGTTACAGCCGCCGAAACGTGGTCAGCAGCGGCGCTCTGGCCTCTCTAGGAGTGGAGGGTGTGATCGGGGAGCCGGTGGGACTGGAGACAGCCGGTCGCTCGGGGAGCCAGCTCCTGGAGATGTTTAACATTGGCCAGCAGCAGATCTACAGGCCCTccgaggaggaaggggaggaagagggtgcAGAGAAAGAGATCCCTGCTCAAGCGTCAGCAGGCTGCTCAGGGCCTAAAGAGGACCTGAAGGGCGGATCGAGACTAGGGAGCTTCAGAGGGGAGTCGATCACTAAGGATCCTCTGCAGGGGACAGGGGGAGGGCTGGTCATCACAAAGGACGGccctccttccaccatggcaCCGCGGGCCTCTCCGGTCCACACGTGTGCTTACGCCTCTTCGTCGCAGGTAGCACCCGCCACGCCTACAGACGCTGAGGACTCCACACAGTTTGGTTTCGGACCCTTCGAGCTGCCGCCCCAGTGGTTACCGGAGACCAGGAACAGCAAGAAGAGACTGCTGCCCCCGCTGGGTAACACACCCGAGGAGCTGATCCAGACCAAACTGCCCAGGCCGCGGCCTGAACGTAGAATCAGCAGAAACAACAAGGTCAGCATCATCCCTACCGGCACCCCATGAACTATCCTGGCCTCTGACCTTCAACACTGGACACAACTCGTTACAGGGGAGGCCTCTTGGGTTGACCAGGCCTGCACAGGATATCAATGCTGCTTAGTCAGATACTCGGTTTCTTTTAGCTGATTTAACGCATTGTAGAGGGACAAAAGCTACACCTGAAGCAGTGTAGTTTTCTTATTGGACGAGAATCAATTTCATACTTAACATTTAATGATGGGAGAAATGTGTCTGCTAGATCCAACTCAACTACTACTTGATACAGACCCGAAAACCACGATCGAGGACTCATCTGCATGATTATCGAGAATGCAAAAATCTTTTACAATGCGCCTATTTGGATTAGTGCTAGTGCTGGTTTAATGTACACTGTACAAATGATATTGTCCTGAGCGATGCACCGGTAGAATAACATATATCGGTAAAAGAACATCCATGTCAGCCCTTTCACTTCAACCTTTGTGGTACTGTTATTTTTTGTAACATGGATTTAcgtttttggattaatgttttcTCAAGTCTGACTTTTGCATAATATTGAGATTTCTTCTAATTTGGTAGATGTTGTCGTTTGTACTTTAAATGTATGTGGATTTGATAAAAATGAGTAATGCAGATGTATGCAAATACATGTTGAAAGGATGTGAGTTTAGAAGGTG includes the following:
- the gpr176 gene encoding G-protein coupled receptor 176, with the translated sequence MDSGSRAATVGDGAGNFTAARLWLDPLNASSPPPTWWDSSPPHEGTELDEQQRLVREQAYRDFTTTIQVFILIGSLLGNASVLWCTCCTNVFKSVTNRFVKNLAYSGICAGLACVPFDVAFGASPRCCWWLHTLLLCKAIKFLHKLFCSVTVLSFSAIALDRYYSVLYPLEKKISDARSRDLVIYIWIHATVASLPVFAVTNVTDLYVTSSCSDDHARSPGHMVYVLIYNVTTVILPLALVFILMLLIRRALSASQKKKVIIAALRTPQTSISIPYVSQREAELHATLLAVVLAFSACSAPYGALVVYRTILADTTELPISLYLTALWLPKVSLLTNPLLFLTVNRSARHSWLDLLARTHRRYSRRNVVSSGALASLGVEGVIGEPVGLETAGRSGSQLLEMFNIGQQQIYRPSEEEGEEEGAEKEIPAQASAGCSGPKEDLKGGSRLGSFRGESITKDPLQGTGGGLVITKDGPPSTMAPRASPVHTCAYASSSQVAPATPTDAEDSTQFGFGPFELPPQWLPETRNSKKRLLPPLGNTPEELIQTKLPRPRPERRISRNNKVSIIPTGTP